One genomic segment of Intestinimonas butyriciproducens includes these proteins:
- a CDS encoding calcium-translocating P-type ATPase, PMCA-type, translated as MSAWHAKRTEEVLKELGTGRRSGLSEAEAGKRLGRYGRNELEHQEPEGMLRRFLAQMRDPMILVLLAAAILSLLASGGEDWIDAVIILVIVVVNAIISISQEDSAEKALEALRNMSAPLAKVIRDGGLRRVETALLVPGDILQLEAGDLVPADARVLEAHSLKADESSMTGESVPVSKEACGALPADTPLGDRRNMLLSATVITGGNCTCVVTGTGMDTEVGRIAGMLMEEGDGETPLQRKMAEISKTLSFVCLCVCAVMFGVGLLQGKELLDMFMTAVSLAVAAIPEGLPAIVTIVLALGVQRMVKRGAIVKRLPAVETLGCAGVICSDKTGTLTQNKMTVVDIWTIGGRHRQECLTIGALCNDTVLTYSPGGEIATAGDPTEAALAAAAWREGLDKNELEWSQPRRAELPFDSERKLMSTVHPLAGGGFRVMVKGAPDVLLDRCRTALGRVGKTPLNGPLRRDILRANEDMAQRALRVLGTAYQDIPALPERLDSDVLERGLTFVGLAGMMDPPRPEVKRAVEQCYGAGIRPVMITGDHRLTALAIAKELGIFRPGDLAVTGEDLDFMPQEMLEQDVEKFSVYARVSPEHKMRIVKAWQKRGKVVAMTGDGVNDAPALKAADIGCAMGLSGTDVAKGASDMILTDDNFATIVSAVEQGRGIYANIKKAIHYLLSCNIGEIITIFFATVLDFAQMPLVPVQLLWLNLVTDSLPALALGMEPVEEGIMKERPRAAHESLFAHGFAFRLAWQGAMVGLLTLAAYMLGEYVLGTPGTADGVANTMAFATLTMCQLFHAFDVRSEHHSLLHIGIFSNKAMNKAFLVGMAMQLAVLCLPPLQLVFDTVPLDAAEWACVLALAVAPVVICEIGKRWGRREGFHPASSGRR; from the coding sequence ATGAGCGCGTGGCATGCAAAGCGCACCGAGGAGGTGCTCAAAGAGCTGGGAACCGGCAGGAGATCGGGCCTTTCGGAGGCGGAAGCCGGAAAACGGCTGGGGCGGTATGGCCGCAACGAGCTGGAGCACCAAGAGCCGGAGGGGATGCTCAGACGTTTTCTGGCCCAGATGCGGGACCCGATGATCCTGGTCCTGCTCGCCGCCGCGATACTCTCCCTGCTGGCGAGCGGCGGGGAGGACTGGATTGACGCAGTGATCATTCTGGTCATCGTGGTGGTCAACGCCATCATCTCCATCTCCCAGGAGGACAGCGCCGAAAAGGCCCTGGAGGCCCTGCGGAATATGTCGGCCCCTCTGGCCAAGGTGATACGGGACGGGGGGCTACGCCGGGTGGAGACGGCCCTTCTGGTCCCGGGGGATATCCTTCAACTGGAGGCCGGGGACCTGGTGCCCGCCGACGCCCGGGTGCTGGAGGCGCACAGCCTCAAGGCAGACGAGTCCTCCATGACGGGGGAGTCGGTTCCTGTGAGCAAGGAGGCATGTGGAGCCCTGCCCGCGGATACCCCGCTGGGGGACCGGAGAAACATGCTCCTTTCCGCCACGGTGATCACAGGAGGAAACTGCACTTGTGTGGTCACGGGCACGGGGATGGACACGGAAGTGGGGCGCATTGCCGGAATGCTGATGGAAGAGGGAGATGGAGAGACCCCCCTCCAGCGAAAGATGGCGGAGATCTCCAAGACGCTCTCGTTCGTCTGCCTGTGCGTGTGCGCGGTAATGTTCGGCGTAGGACTTCTCCAGGGCAAGGAACTGCTGGACATGTTTATGACTGCGGTCTCCCTGGCGGTGGCGGCCATACCCGAGGGACTCCCGGCCATTGTTACCATCGTGCTGGCTCTGGGGGTGCAGCGGATGGTAAAGCGGGGCGCCATCGTCAAGCGTCTCCCCGCGGTAGAGACTCTGGGCTGCGCCGGGGTCATCTGCTCGGACAAAACAGGTACCCTCACGCAGAACAAGATGACGGTGGTGGACATATGGACCATCGGCGGCCGGCACAGGCAGGAGTGTCTGACCATTGGGGCGCTGTGCAACGACACGGTGCTCACCTACAGCCCCGGCGGAGAGATCGCCACCGCCGGGGATCCCACCGAGGCCGCGTTGGCGGCAGCGGCCTGGCGGGAAGGGCTGGACAAGAATGAGCTGGAGTGGAGCCAGCCCCGGCGGGCGGAGCTCCCTTTCGATTCGGAGCGGAAGCTGATGAGCACGGTCCATCCCTTGGCAGGGGGCGGGTTTCGGGTAATGGTAAAGGGGGCCCCGGACGTGCTCCTGGACCGGTGCAGGACCGCCTTGGGGCGGGTGGGGAAGACGCCCCTCAACGGCCCCCTGCGCCGGGACATCCTCCGCGCCAATGAGGATATGGCACAGCGGGCCCTTCGGGTGCTGGGAACGGCCTATCAGGATATTCCCGCACTGCCCGAGCGGCTGGACTCCGATGTTCTGGAGCGGGGGCTCACCTTTGTGGGGCTTGCGGGGATGATGGATCCGCCGCGGCCCGAGGTGAAGCGGGCCGTGGAGCAGTGCTATGGGGCGGGCATCCGCCCCGTCATGATCACCGGAGATCACCGGCTGACGGCTCTGGCCATCGCCAAGGAGTTGGGGATCTTCCGGCCCGGAGACCTGGCGGTCACCGGGGAGGACCTGGACTTCATGCCCCAGGAGATGCTGGAGCAGGACGTAGAGAAATTCTCAGTTTACGCCCGCGTGTCCCCGGAGCACAAGATGCGAATCGTGAAAGCCTGGCAGAAGCGGGGCAAGGTCGTGGCCATGACGGGGGACGGGGTGAATGACGCCCCGGCCCTCAAGGCCGCCGATATCGGATGCGCCATGGGCCTGTCCGGTACCGACGTGGCGAAAGGCGCATCCGATATGATCCTGACCGACGACAATTTTGCCACCATCGTTTCCGCGGTGGAGCAGGGCCGGGGGATCTACGCCAACATCAAAAAGGCCATCCATTATCTGCTCTCCTGCAACATTGGAGAGATCATCACCATCTTTTTTGCCACGGTGCTGGACTTTGCGCAGATGCCGCTGGTGCCGGTGCAGCTGCTGTGGCTCAATCTGGTCACGGACTCCCTGCCCGCACTGGCTCTGGGAATGGAGCCGGTAGAGGAAGGGATCATGAAGGAGAGGCCCCGGGCCGCCCACGAGAGCCTTTTTGCCCATGGGTTCGCGTTCCGCCTGGCCTGGCAGGGGGCCATGGTGGGGCTCCTTACCCTTGCGGCCTATATGCTGGGGGAGTATGTGCTCGGTACGCCGGGCACGGCGGATGGAGTGGCCAACACCATGGCCTTCGCCACGCTGACCATGTGTCAGCTCTTCCATGCCTTCGACGTGCGCAGCGAGCACCACTCCCTGCTGCACATCGGGATCTTTTCCAACAAGGCCATGAACAAGGCATTTCTGGTGGGCATGGCCATGCAGCTCGCCGTGCTGTGCCTGCCGCCTTTGCAGTTGGTGTTCGACACAGTGCCCCTGGATGCGGCGGAGTGGGCCTGCGTACTGGCTTTGGCCGTGGCTCCCGTGGTGATCTGCGAAATCGGAAAACGATGGGGCAGACGGGAGGGTTTCCATCCCGCAAGCTCCGGGAGGAGATAA
- a CDS encoding GntR family transcriptional regulator, with translation MEELFWGKLDSGEWSPGALIPSENELSHMYGISRTTVRNVITKLVQEEVLFRIPGKGTYVAEPKIVAQSLSYAGIREQLEKMGYEVSTRVLSITKETLDKKTFAKFSGIKSPVFFVVRRLRYLKKTPLSVHTSYIPAELCPDLGRHDIATEQMCTILSQDYGLHRAKTIETLESVPATAHEADLLNIAPGQPLLLLQDVIQNEDGLTFEYSKVAFRGEKIKITLEF, from the coding sequence ATGGAAGAGTTATTTTGGGGGAAATTGGATTCTGGTGAGTGGAGCCCCGGAGCTCTGATCCCTTCCGAAAATGAATTGAGCCATATGTACGGCATCAGCCGCACCACGGTGCGCAACGTCATCACGAAGCTGGTGCAGGAAGAGGTTCTTTTCCGTATCCCAGGCAAGGGCACCTATGTCGCCGAGCCCAAGATCGTGGCGCAGTCTCTGTCCTACGCTGGAATTCGGGAGCAGTTGGAAAAAATGGGCTATGAGGTCTCCACCCGGGTCCTGTCTATCACGAAAGAGACGCTGGACAAAAAGACCTTTGCCAAATTTTCCGGGATCAAAAGTCCTGTCTTTTTTGTGGTCCGCCGGCTGCGGTATCTCAAAAAGACTCCTCTTAGCGTGCACACTTCCTATATTCCCGCCGAACTGTGCCCGGATCTGGGGCGTCATGACATCGCCACAGAGCAGATGTGCACCATCTTGAGTCAGGACTACGGCCTGCACCGGGCAAAGACCATAGAGACGCTGGAGTCCGTCCCCGCCACCGCCCACGAAGCGGATCTCCTCAATATTGCGCCCGGCCAGCCCCTTCTTCTCTTACAGGATGTGATTCAGAACGAGGACGGCCTGACTTTTGAATACAGCAAGGTCGCCTTTCGGGGGGAAAAAATCAAAATTACGCTGGAGTTTTAA
- a CDS encoding peptidylprolyl isomerase, protein MKFGTKMLSAVTAGLVLAASLASCSSGAATATPTPIPLPEGVPEDVILEAAGIAKDTPLITVDGAGVPAEELLYWVTYSADQYAQWGMTDLSMDMGSGQTLGSYYLDSAVENATLYQVVRNHAEELKMGWNEANEADYEAQLSQLKSSLAAQMGVGAASDGESASPDPEIAAKTDAEYVRFLAYMGLSENSFFHINEVSYLFQNLRQGLYGTKGTEAPDGEKIDAAGVLHAKHILIKAVPVTDESGNVTDDGMASALEKANALYDEITVAEDPMTRFEELMNENSEDVDSSGNVNGGADGYTFGPGEMVTEFEEGTAALAVGEISQPIQSDYGYHIILRLDADNEAGQSKYADIKMNELVDQWMEEAKVERTEALDGLDVQAFYDTLAELRQTMTAAAEAEDAPAATDAPVETGTPVPTATPVG, encoded by the coding sequence ATGAAATTTGGAACAAAGATGCTCAGCGCGGTCACCGCGGGGCTGGTTCTGGCCGCCTCTCTGGCGAGCTGCTCCAGCGGGGCGGCCACCGCTACTCCCACCCCGATCCCCCTGCCCGAGGGGGTGCCGGAGGACGTGATTCTGGAGGCGGCGGGGATCGCCAAGGACACCCCCCTCATCACTGTGGACGGTGCAGGTGTGCCGGCGGAAGAGCTCCTCTATTGGGTCACCTATTCTGCAGATCAGTATGCTCAATGGGGGATGACCGACCTCTCTATGGATATGGGCAGCGGGCAGACGCTGGGGTCATATTATCTGGACAGCGCGGTGGAAAACGCGACCCTCTATCAGGTGGTACGCAATCACGCGGAAGAGCTGAAAATGGGTTGGAACGAGGCAAATGAGGCCGACTACGAAGCGCAACTGTCCCAGTTGAAGTCCAGTCTGGCCGCCCAGATGGGGGTTGGCGCCGCCTCCGACGGCGAGTCCGCCAGCCCCGATCCTGAGATAGCTGCAAAGACGGACGCGGAATATGTCCGGTTCCTGGCCTATATGGGCCTGTCGGAAAACAGCTTTTTCCACATCAACGAGGTCTCCTATCTTTTCCAGAATCTGCGGCAGGGGCTCTATGGGACTAAGGGCACGGAGGCTCCCGACGGGGAAAAGATCGACGCAGCAGGCGTGCTCCACGCCAAACATATCCTCATCAAGGCGGTCCCTGTCACCGACGAGTCCGGTAACGTGACCGACGACGGTATGGCATCCGCCCTGGAGAAAGCCAACGCGCTCTATGATGAGATCACGGTGGCGGAGGACCCCATGACCCGCTTTGAAGAACTGATGAATGAGAACAGCGAGGATGTGGATTCCAGCGGAAATGTGAACGGCGGAGCCGACGGCTATACCTTTGGCCCGGGCGAGATGGTGACCGAGTTTGAGGAGGGCACCGCCGCGCTGGCGGTGGGGGAGATCAGCCAGCCCATCCAGAGCGACTACGGCTACCATATCATCCTCCGTCTGGATGCCGACAATGAGGCCGGCCAGAGCAAGTACGCGGACATAAAGATGAACGAGCTGGTGGACCAGTGGATGGAGGAGGCCAAGGTGGAGCGCACCGAGGCGCTGGACGGCTTGGACGTGCAGGCTTTCTACGATACCCTTGCGGAGCTCCGGCAGACCATGACCGCCGCCGCTGAGGCCGAGGACGCCCCTGCGGCCACCGATGCCCCTGTGGAGACGGGAACACCCGTCCCTACCGCTACTCCGGTGGGCTAA
- a CDS encoding phosphate acyltransferase yields the protein MELKNFDAILERVPKMSRPMRVILAGSDGENMLKGIFAAQEKGLVQPVLVGDRARTMTVLEQFGLEKEPYTMVDTPPGHNITQAAIDIINSGDGDVLMRGNIPTRDFLMPVLDGKNGLRTERLMSHVSLCSLPEYPKLLALSDMTVVIHPNMTQKKAIIKNTADALKAFGYEDPKLALLSLVENVTFHMQDTVEAQRLVAEQKQKPFADCELWGPISYDLILSKEAARLKHYDCPWSGGGFDGIIAPDLSTANTLVKSWLIHAHAVTCGAVVGAKVPIALTSRSANEEETYLSLVFCAVLDAWRKQNRAAE from the coding sequence ATGGAACTGAAAAACTTTGACGCGATCCTGGAGCGCGTCCCGAAGATGTCCCGCCCCATGCGGGTGATCCTGGCCGGTTCTGACGGTGAGAACATGCTCAAGGGCATCTTCGCCGCCCAGGAGAAGGGCCTTGTGCAGCCTGTGCTGGTGGGCGACCGCGCCCGCACCATGACGGTGCTGGAGCAGTTCGGTCTGGAGAAGGAACCCTACACCATGGTGGATACCCCTCCCGGACACAACATTACCCAGGCGGCCATCGACATCATCAACTCCGGAGACGGAGATGTTCTGATGCGGGGCAACATCCCCACCCGTGATTTTCTGATGCCGGTGCTGGACGGCAAAAACGGCCTGCGGACCGAGCGGCTGATGAGCCATGTCTCCCTGTGCTCTCTGCCCGAGTACCCCAAGCTGCTGGCCCTTTCTGACATGACCGTGGTCATCCATCCCAATATGACTCAGAAAAAGGCCATCATCAAGAATACCGCCGATGCCCTGAAGGCCTTCGGCTATGAGGATCCCAAGCTGGCTCTGCTGTCCCTGGTGGAGAACGTGACCTTCCACATGCAGGACACGGTGGAGGCCCAGCGTCTGGTCGCCGAGCAGAAGCAAAAGCCCTTTGCCGACTGTGAGCTGTGGGGTCCCATCTCCTACGATCTCATTCTCAGCAAGGAGGCCGCCCGCCTGAAGCACTATGACTGTCCCTGGAGCGGCGGCGGTTTTGACGGCATCATCGCCCCCGACCTGTCCACCGCCAACACGCTGGTCAAGAGTTGGCTCATCCATGCCCATGCCGTCACCTGCGGCGCAGTGGTGGGCGCCAAAGTGCCCATCGCCCTCACCAGCCGCAGCGCCAATGAGGAGGAGACCTATCTCTCCCTGGTGTTCTGTGCCGTGCTGGACGCTTGGCGGAAGCAGAACCGAGCCGCCGAGTAA
- a CDS encoding MFS transporter: MPVPRLFTRDFTLMTVGQIISLFGNAILRFALSLHVLALTGSAAVFGGILALSMVPTALLSPLGGILADRLPRARIMVILDFSTCACILVFDALFARSGNLAAVTLFMVLLSLIQAVYQPSVQASVPALVAEDRLNAANGVVLQVQALAGLLGPILGGILMGFLGFYPILAVSAGCFFGSAVLELFLHIPFTPQPRTAPLLAQARDDLAVAFRFLSRDYPALLRLLGIVALINLFLSSLFTVGLPYLVKVHLGLSDQLYGLAEAALGLGSILGGLLSAAPVGQIPFESSHRYLLCNALLLLPVAVALVLPVPPLLSYGALLLCMGLGLTCAALFTISAQTFLQMQTPAPLLGKVGALVTTVSVCAMPAGQALYGVLFDVLAPVPWLAVLLGGGATFLLALAARGALSRSVRIA, encoded by the coding sequence ATGCCTGTTCCCCGTCTCTTTACCCGCGACTTTACCCTGATGACCGTGGGTCAGATCATATCTCTGTTTGGAAACGCCATCCTCCGCTTTGCCCTCTCTCTCCATGTGTTGGCGCTGACCGGCTCAGCTGCTGTTTTCGGCGGCATTTTGGCTCTCTCCATGGTCCCCACCGCGCTGCTCTCCCCGTTAGGCGGTATTCTGGCCGACCGGCTGCCCCGGGCACGCATCATGGTGATCCTGGACTTCTCCACCTGTGCGTGCATCCTTGTCTTCGACGCGCTTTTTGCCCGCTCGGGCAATCTGGCCGCCGTCACGCTCTTTATGGTGCTTCTTTCCCTCATTCAGGCGGTCTATCAGCCCTCTGTCCAGGCCAGCGTCCCCGCCCTGGTTGCGGAGGATCGCCTGAACGCCGCCAACGGTGTTGTGCTCCAGGTACAGGCGCTGGCCGGGCTGCTGGGCCCCATCCTCGGGGGCATTCTCATGGGCTTTTTGGGGTTCTATCCGATTCTGGCCGTCTCCGCCGGATGCTTTTTCGGCTCCGCCGTGCTGGAGCTCTTTCTCCACATCCCCTTTACGCCCCAGCCCCGTACCGCGCCCCTCCTGGCCCAGGCCAGGGACGACCTGGCCGTTGCCTTCCGCTTTCTCTCCCGGGACTACCCTGCCCTCCTTCGGCTGTTGGGTATCGTGGCCCTCATCAATCTGTTTCTCTCCTCCCTCTTTACCGTAGGCCTGCCCTATCTGGTCAAGGTCCACCTGGGCCTCTCCGACCAGCTCTACGGGCTGGCCGAGGCGGCCCTGGGCCTGGGCTCCATCCTGGGCGGCCTTCTCTCCGCCGCCCCCGTGGGGCAAATCCCTTTCGAATCCTCCCACCGCTATCTTCTGTGCAACGCACTGCTCCTGCTCCCCGTCGCCGTTGCCCTGGTCCTTCCGGTCCCGCCCCTGCTCTCCTATGGCGCGCTCCTGCTCTGCATGGGGCTGGGCCTCACCTGTGCCGCACTCTTCACCATCTCGGCGCAGACCTTTCTTCAAATGCAGACCCCCGCCCCGCTGCTGGGCAAAGTGGGCGCTCTGGTCACCACGGTCTCCGTCTGTGCAATGCCGGCGGGCCAGGCCCTGTACGGCGTGCTGTTCGATGTCCTGGCGCCCGTACCCTGGCTGGCGGTCCTCCTGGGCGGCGGGGCCACCTTCCTGCTGGCACTGGCCGCCCGTGGCGCGCTGTCGCGGAGCGTCCGTATTGCTTAG